The segment ATGAGCAGTTTATGATCTGTGCCGTagtttattgatattttatatttgcatgCATTCTTACTTTTTTACTGCAACTGCTGCACAACAGAGGGATGAATAAAATCTTGAACTCAGTTTAACCTGTGATCATCTGGAGAAGAGCTGCAAAACATCTGGACCAGATTTACACGTTAACAActtattaaaatttaaaaccgCAGACTTGAATTATTCAAAGAAACCTTCATTAATGAgttattttcattcataattAAAGATTACTTATAACTCTTGAGACTCCTGAGCTCTAATGACTTATTGACATCGTTCGTTTACATTTAGGCATCATGAAAAGTTCGTCGAATTTGCTCTCAGCAGGTCGCGTTTGCAGTGTATCCATGCACGTGTGGACAACTTTCACCGGATCAACTTGATACCGgagaaatctttaaaatgtgatttttctcaGGCAAGTTCTGCAGCTATAAGGAGCGTCTGAGTTTCTGATTTATGGAGATGTAtgaagtgtttgtctgtttgataGCTCTTTAAACTTTATCACCAATACGTGTCCAATCATAACCGGATAAGCAGTGATAGTCGAGCGGCTTGTGTAAGTCTACAACCTGgatccaaaccaaacaaatgagTCATCGAGATTATCTCGACATAACTCacgtgtgagagtgtgtgtgtcctttatTAGTGTTTTTGCAAGCTGTGTGTTCTCATCAAGCAAAGGTACACACAGATGAGTCCAGGGCAAGGtacacacactctaacacacacacaccgctgggAGGTGACCCTTGGGCCTGAGTGGGTGTCTTCGGCACTGTCAGTGTACACTTTGACATCTGGTTTGAACTTGTTACATCACCGAACTTTCCTGAAACGTCTGGTTCATTAAGGGTTAAAACAGACGCATATCCGACTGCGCAGATGGATTACAGACCTCAGAGGACATTCCTCACCCAACTCCCCCTTTCCCACTCCCGCTAATTCAGCCACTAACTGGTGATCAACACAGCTGTCGAGGCTTTTACTGCGACGTTCAAGTCATTACTCGCTGCTCGAGCTGTTATCTAGATTTTTAGGAGAGTTAACTTGTTTGTTTCACCGTCTTCTAAGCACTTTCGTTGTGCATTGTGTTGAAAGAAAATGGCACAATGTgcatgctccccagaggatgaaccctacttattttgatgttttccatGATGTTGACGTTTCTGATTTTGGGTGAAATATCTCGACAACTATCGGATGGATTGGCATGACATTTGGTGCACACGTTCATGCCCCCCTGAGGATGAATTGTAAGAAGACTGGTGAacttaacttttcatctagcgccatcatcaggtgCCGAATAGCTGCGAGTCTAACCATGTTCTCATTAGCCTGAGCTTTGTCTTCTAAGCACTTTCGTTGTGCATTGTGTTGCAGAAAATTGTACAATGTGCATGCTCCCCAGACCATGAACCCtacttattttaatgtttttcatgacGTTGACGTTTCTGATTTTGGGTGAAATATCTCGACAACTATCGAATGGATTGGCATGACATTTGCTGCACACGTTCATGTCCCCCTGGGGATGAATTAGTAAGAAGACTGGTGAacttaacttttcatctagcaccatcatcaggtgcCGAATAGCTGCGAGTCTAACCATGTTCTTATTAGCCTGAGCTTTGTCTTGAATACTTCCATTGTCTCAACATGAGGACAGCCGTTACGCTCATCTTCACAAGGCCAGTGGTCCTTACCCATCCGCTACGTAGCCAAAACGTTATGAGTTATCGATTCTGACCAATTAAATCAGGTTGGAGGtcacaaaaaatgaatttaggAGCAGTTTAGGACGTCTTTGTTGGGAAAAAGTCGGATGGTTCCTCGTCGGACTTCTTCATGCTCTGGTTTTATGTGAGTTTAGCAAACTTTTCTGACCTAGTTTGGAGTCTTCTCTTCGTCAGTATTCCTGTGATTTGATTAATATCAGACATATTCAAATCGTAGCTAagcctctgtctctttttggaTGACACAGGATTTCCACGCACAGAACTGGAGAGATAACCTCTCTGCGTTGTACACAGACTTCAGACTTCATTGTGGCTTCATTAAAAGATTACAATCTGCACTTTCAGCGATGTTCTCCGCCCGTTTCGATTTGTGTTACAGGCGAGAACGCTATTcagaaaaatatgagaaaagcCTCTTTGTTATCGCCGCCTCTCCTTCAGAGTATGACCTACTGATTCTTGCCCCAGTTCCAGTTTAAACTCCCAGTTTTTTCCCATTTAGGCTTCGACTCTGGAGGTTTTCCAGCTGGAGAGCGTCAAGTTACAGTTGGCTCTAAATGACACCTCTCTGTttggctgcagagacaaagaggtttctgttgtgtgtgtgatgagttaCACCCGACCAGCGACCGATCCTGCAGCCCGTCCTACTGCCCTGCTTcgcattttttcccccctttcatGCAGACTCACAGCCACAACCACACACTCCCACTGCAGAAATGACAGGGAGCATATAAATCCTCACTATGCGGCTTTGGTGTGGTCCTGTAGTCATGAAGTTGGACCTCTCCCATTTCCTTCCCTTAAACAAAATGAggcttcattttctttctgtgccctcattttgtgtttaatccAAGATTTGAGGTGATTCAGAGTCATAGAGAGACAAGGGCGAGGTCAAAGGTCGCATGAATCTGGTTTGAACCCACAAAACGTGGGTTCTGTGTGTAATTACGCCTACACCCTGTTCTTCTTTTACCACCATAATGCTTTCTCCTGTCTTTAATCTGTACATGGACCAGCAAATACTAAAATAATTCAGTTAACTTACATTTGAATTGATAGAAAGTCATTCAACTACTACAAAACACCACATATAAACATAGATACTATAGAAATCAGGGTAAATACTACaaaattacattatatatttagttattttacagGCTTTGATAGATAAAAGTAGCAGCTTATCATCAATATTTAACAGTCATTTAAATTTATAATCATGCAGCAGAATATTTCTGGTATCTTTCCAAGTACAGTAGTAACTCAGTGTTACTTTCCAAGACCAAGAAGTATTTCATACTATTATGAAATCTGAGCGCTGTAATCccttaaaataatatattatattaaaaataatcacaattCACTGTGTAGCGACTGGTCCTGGATGCTGCTTGGAAGCATTTTTCCATATTACACACTAAAAGTACCTTAGCTCTACATTACATCAACAAttctttgttatatttattatttatctttatttttttatatctagGTTTGTATGAAATGCTCCTTAAGCTTCGGTTAGGATGATATCTTACTACATATTTAACTTCAAATCTTGCAAGCTGTTGGTCACAAGGTCGATAGAAATGTCCGTGAATTTAGAGACCGACGTCTCGGCGAAAAGGTTGACAACATGAACATCTGGATAAATGCAAGtattgtatgtgtgcacatgctttttatatttaaccaTTCACTTGTATACCTGGATTTATTGTTTTCTTCAAACTTTATTCATGAAATAACAGATGTTGagtttaaatttagattttaaatgcaTATATAACACAACATATGAATGAACAATAAAGTTTGTTCAGCTATGAGAAATAAAAGGTTGATATGAGAATACACACTTGCTGTAccttacataaaataataaaaaaaaacaaataaaataatgcatttcTGTGTATGGTTTAATTTATGCCGGTcttgttttgaatattttatattattttacaaCTTAAACTGATCCAATGATTAGTTAACACAacttttattatacttttttaaattgttgttgaCTAAAGAGCCACAAAAAGCACCAAAGTTGACTTATTTCTAATAAAAGTCAACTTCTGAggataaaatattatttttcttgatTACCGACACAGCAAACTGCTTCATCTCCTCTTTTCAAAGTATAAGGAAGGTAAACTACGTTAAATAAAAGCTTGACATTATCGATCAAACAGTCACTTTACATTAAATCAAAGTATTTCTCCTGTGTATATATTAAATTCTTTGAAGAATGATTGATTGACTTACGCTTGTGTCgtgcaaaaacattttagaggagtttaacttgacattttttaacattttcttccAGGAGACACAACAGCAACCggtattttattcatttgagcTGACGTGATAATTACTATCATCATCACAACAGTCTGTGTGCGTGCTTTAAGATCTGAAGAGCTGTAATAACATCACCGCCTGTCTGACGTATGCGATGGCTCTTGGTAACCGTGGTGATGTGGTTACCGGGATATGTCGGGTGGTTAAAGTGTTGGAAACTTTCTGTAAATGTTTGCCTATAGCGTGATGGGTTCTGGCATCTACAGACTTTAACGTGTATCTATATCATGGCAAGAAGGAAGgtggatgaatgtgtgtaaatatttgcCTTCCTTCTCCACCCGCCCGCCTCCTGTTGAGTGGATTCACGGTATGCTGTCGGTGTTTGCTTCACCCACACCGAGGCCTGAAACCAGGCCATTTAGGGCAGCATACGGCGGCTGGAGCACGCTGGGTGTTTATGGAGCGAAGAggtcatttctttgtgtgtgtgtgtgagtgtgtcgtCTCTTTCCGTCTGTAATTGAAGCCACATGGTTGGCGTTCGGCCGTTCACCCTCCTCCTGTTtccccctttcttcctctcctccatcttgaTTTCACTCTCACTTCGCCGTCCCTCTGTCGTCTGTcgctccatcttttttttttttttttttactttgatctGAACTGCACATGTAACCTTTTTAATTCTTCCACGAGCAAACAGCTTCcatgtgtgtttaatttaaattgtttatttgcttCTCATTGGCTGAGCCCTAGACGTGCATAATATTCCATTGGACGCGCTCTGCTGCGTTCTGCCCGGCAACAGAAGTTGAGCAGCTAAAAGTTGCGTCAGAAGTCGAGTTCGAGTGAGGACAGgactacaaaaagaaaaaagttttgtagtttttatgtgaATGTAGACAAATATATACACTGGAGTCTAAAACTAATGAATACATCAATTAAATGACTGTATTAAACTAGAATGAGGcacaaaatgtgtcatttacatTGTGTTAACCACATTTTAGAGCCCATGTACGGAGGTTCAGTGATGACAAAACTATTTAGGGAGTGACATAATAAATGACAATATGAACATCTGgataaattatataaaagtactgtatgtgtgcacatgctttttatatttaaccaCCGACTTGTATACCTGGATTTATTGTTTTCTTCAAACTTTATTCGTGAAATAAATACCTGGATTTATTGTTTTCTTCAAACTTTATTCGTGAAATAACAGACGTTGAgcttaaatttagattttaaatgcatatataacaataatataacacatataacacaacaTATGAAGAAATAAAGTTGATATGAGAATACACACTTGCTGTACCTTacgtaaaataataaaaaacaaataaaataatgcatttcTGTGTATGGTTTAAGTCATGCCGGTcttgttttgaatattttatattattttacaaCTTAAACTGATCCAATGATTAGTTAACACAACTTTTATTAtacgttttttttaaattgttgtatTACAAAAGAGCCACAAAAAGCACCAAAGTTGACTTATTTCTAATAAAAGTCAACTGtttcaaatattatttctcTTGATTACCAACACAGCAAACTGCTTCATCTCCTCTTTTCAAAGTATAAGGAAGGTAAACTAcattgttttatatcattgtaaactgtaaatgttcAGGTACAACATTTTGTGGATCAGTCGACCACCTGAGAAAGAATCTGCAGGTGAAtctataaagaaaatatttgttaatTGCAGCCTCGGGTCAGATTTTAAGCTGGTGATGATTTGCTAAACACTCGTACAGGAGGATGTGTGATCATCACATCGCCGGCTTTGGCTTTGCTTTGGCCGCCTTTTTGTTTAGTCACAACACCTGAACGCTGTGGAAGATCCACGCAGGCGCTCACCTTGTTGAGAGGTGCAGGAAtgtggtgaaggaggaggaaaagatgaaGGGGGGATGAAAGAGTAGGATTAAGGGGGCtgtaggtggaggaggaggaggaggaggaggagggctggtcTGTTAActtctgttttgtaaatgtgtcGCCACACTGAGaatcacacacagcaggagaaaCAATGACTGGATGGGTCTTCAGTTAAATTTTACAAGTTTTAAATTGGTTTCTTTATTGTTCTCCCGGAGGGGGAACCTAAAGGGGAGGTGGCAGTTAAAAATTTAGCTCCCTCTAATTACAGCCCGGCTGTTTTCGTCTCTGCTTTGTGGTTTTATataattatctgtctgtctcctccctcaCATTGATATTTTATGCTCCCCTGCTGAAgatctttccttctttctttgcGCAGCACTTCTCCGAGCTCCTCGACGACCTCTCCCAGGATGCTTTGCTGGGCCAGCTCCTCAGCGACCCCTTCCTGTCCGGAGTGCGAGGCGGCGTCGAAGCCATGGAGGGCGAGGACGGAGGCGACCTGTCCCCGTCGTCCCCTCTCCCCCCGCACATCACGGCCGAGCACAGCTACTCGCTGTGCGGCGACAGCCGGCCGCAGTCGCCCCTGTCGCACCTCGCCGGAGAGCAAGGCAGCGACGCAGGTGAGAGCAGTAACCGAACAGGATGAGTTCGAATGAATGACGTCAGGTTCAGATCACTAACGGGAGTCCTTGCTGTCGCAGAGTCTGACGTGGATTCATCCGAGTGGCCCATGGAGCAGGACGAAGCCATCGACAGCCTCCTGTGTGAgactccttccctcctccccaccctctgcctctctctgggCTCCCAAACAACAGAGAGCCCGACCGCCGTGGCCCCTGCagccgccgccaccgccgccaccCCGACTCAGACCACGATCAACAGCCACAACCAGAGCAAAGGCATCAAGGTGAGAGCTCGGGgactgatgctgatgatggGAGCTGATGTATTTGGTcgtttttaatgtttcttatctctgtttttttagatAAAAGAGGAGAATATTATCCCGCAGATCAAACTGGAGCCTCACGAAGTCGACCAGTTTCTCAATCTTTCACCCAAAGGTCAGAattgtttcctctcttcctcttcttcttcctcttgctgTTGCATGTCAGAGATCTGATGCTACAATGACCCCTGCAGGCTGTTTGTTTAAATACCTCATACTGACCTCGAAAAAGTTGATTCAGGAGTCGATTTTTAACTTTATTATCAGCAACAAGCGTTGATATGAAGCATAgattttccttccttcatcaGTTAACCGTCTTGTTTCAGGTCTGGAGTCGCTGCAGATGCCTCCCACTCCTCCCAGTTCCCACGGCAGCGACTCGGAGGGCAGCCAGAGCCCCGTGCACGCCCCGCCCAGCCTGTCCTGCCCGACCTCCCCCACCAGCCCTCCTCCATCCCAGGCCAGCCTGAAGGTGTCGCCCCGCGCCGGCTCCTGCCTCTCCAACTCCCCTCTGCTTACCGCCCCTCACGTAAGTGATGATGcatcttctttcctctttggtAACCAAAAACTTTTTATGGGTCATGACGGTTGgattcctcttttgtttttgtgtgcagaaGCTGCAGGGGTCCGGCCCGTTGATGCTGACTGAGGAGGAGCGTCGGACGCTGGTTGCAGAAGGTTACCCGGTCCCAACCAAACTGCCGCTCACCAAAGCCGAGGAGAAGGCGCTGAAGAAGATCCGCAGGAAGATCAAAAACAAGGTACGGATTACCTGACAGAAGCATTCACAGATCTTCAAACTTTGTGCCTCTGTCTCTAAGTgcattcttttgttttcttcctctgtgttgtAGATTTCGGCTCAGGAGAGTcgcaggaagaagaaagagtaCATGGACACTCTGGAGAAAAAGTAAGTCCCCgtcctcttcgtcctcttcttcctcttctttcatcatatcagagagagagtgagaatcACTCTGCATGTAAATGAATCGCTGCAGGGAGGTTtgagtttattttctgtcacatttggcttcttttattttt is part of the Larimichthys crocea isolate SSNF chromosome XX, L_crocea_2.0, whole genome shotgun sequence genome and harbors:
- the creb3l2 gene encoding cyclic AMP-responsive element-binding protein 3-like protein 2 — translated: MEILDSSESFLHWDRNLSELSEAGEIDCVLYTNHFSELLDDLSQDALLGQLLSDPFLSGVRGGVEAMEGEDGGDLSPSSPLPPHITAEHSYSLCGDSRPQSPLSHLAGEQGSDAESDVDSSEWPMEQDEAIDSLLCETPSLLPTLCLSLGSQTTESPTAVAPAAAATAATPTQTTINSHNQSKGIKIKEENIIPQIKLEPHEVDQFLNLSPKGLESLQMPPTPPSSHGSDSEGSQSPVHAPPSLSCPTSPTSPPPSQASLKVSPRAGSCLSNSPLLTAPHKLQGSGPLMLTEEERRTLVAEGYPVPTKLPLTKAEEKALKKIRRKIKNKISAQESRRKKKEYMDTLEKKVETCSNENNELRRKVETLECTNKSLLQQLQSLQAVVAGKVPKSCRVAGTQTSSCLMVVVLCFALFLGSFYPSGLTPCSTITETGLASKQSAVKESYTTTVKSRSLLSVFEDEQPHLLGLGGEYPDQLEDTPAVVMAAWRRSEQQKLVVEPKRVETHPPFRNKSNDTQTSKNLLMDLHRSLEQRANESRSKVIELERTVNETS